From one Culex quinquefasciatus strain JHB chromosome 3, VPISU_Cqui_1.0_pri_paternal, whole genome shotgun sequence genomic stretch:
- the LOC6048160 gene encoding uncharacterized protein LOC6048160: MERHMMLHVTTPLIDQRSATVNNQDQEDEHAHNSENPELMQQPSGKKRRRRTRVVAADEVMREGQSVGDDGNPSGGLIAGIYLEDQMDETHRRIKTKRRGDPNESFVFADGDMGLERHTDEADDGHASSGLIPSREDQIQETQRIMKTEGRGDPNESFVFADGDMGRERHTDGADDGHPSSSLIPSLEDQMHETQRTLKTKSAAGGPRFPSDEFSRVTKDCLMGPVTVEGGFGYDDLIVEDKDQAEDFENSDRDDLDEDQRDNAGLPSDDLSLTDRAAEDSGENDESEFQNNQIKTIENNDQNYGTQTRTVDLKIISLQ, encoded by the coding sequence ATGGAACGTCACATGATGCTTCACGTTACTACACCACTTATCGACCAACGTAGTGCAACGGTCAACAATCAAGATCAAGAAGATGAGCATGCACATAATTCCGAGAATCCCGAGCTGATGCAGCAACCTTCTGGCAAAAAACGCCGCCGCCGAACCCGCGTTGTTGCAGCTGACGAAGTGATGCGCGAAGGTCAGAGTGTGGGTGACGATGGAAATCCGTCGGGCGGTCTGATTGCGGGTATCTATCTTGAGGACCAAATGGATGAAACACATCGCAGAATCAAAACCAAGCGCCGCGGTGACCCGAACGAGAGTTTCGTCTTTGCGGATGGCGACATGGGCCTAGAGCGCCATACGGACGAAGCCGACGACGGACATGCGTCGAGCGGTCTGATCCCCAGTCGTGAGGATCAAATACAAGAAACGCAACGCATTATGAAAACCGAAGGCCGCGGTGACCCGAACGAGAGTTTCGTCTTTGCGGACGGCGACATGGGCCGAGAGCGGCATACGGACGGGGCCGACGACGGACATCCGTCGAGCAGTCTGATCCCCAGTCTTGAGGATCAGATGCACGAAACGCAGCGcactttaaaaactaaatctgCGGCCGGCGGTCCCAGATTCCCGTCGGACGAGTTTTCGCGTGTGACGAAGGATTGCTTGATGGGTCCAGTTACGGTCGAAGGAGGTTTTGGTTACGACGATCTGATTGTTGAAGATAAAGATCAAGCAGAAGATTTCGAGAATTCCGATCGCGACGACCTGGATGAGGATCAACGGGATAATGCCGGCCTACCCAGCGACGATCTAAGTTTGACCGACCGTGCGGCAGAAGATTCCGGCGAGAACGATGAGAGTGAgtttcaaaataaccaaataaaaacaattgaGAATAATGACCAAAACTATGGCACACAGACACGTACTGTTGACCTCAAAATCATTTCTCTACAATAG
- the LOC6033031 gene encoding uncharacterized protein LOC6033031 isoform X1 — MYEIWYNLFALLDDAPVLQTLAEIHVRNKGQDPKGRRFTDFEKDICSFEYLSSGRDHYKYLTKNMYAMSSKTIQRHLQLNTIDVREGIIDVKGLKNYLIENKFPLAVTLCEDGTRITPKVEYDCALDSLRGLVSPLNENGLPNVDLFSASSPFKMADDIKKYPVGNYAYVQLAIPLSKDAAPYVLYHACTDNRFSATDVQNRWKHTADLLHEEEIEVVGIAADGDPRVHRPMRINADFNLTRASSLGPWYVASENFGQTSYFQDMPHTAQKMKNRLVHSNKHESLKIGNYTATTAHLKAMIKEAGKDKHLLTISDIETKDRMRFGPTMKLMNPDLTKCLIETISESKGTVLYLNTMRRLYASFATNKLTPEERILENWTATLTIRGWRNWCVEQPKGLKQFITSNTYVCIELNAHSIIQYIRRCREIEKPEQFINSAIDSQHCEAFFRQLRSLSTTNQTVVNFSIKQLSERISRIHHKLNIMYHHKDRVEFPAITKMQQRSTPRSLPSDEEIIKIVEKAHIIARDLLKDVGITNPNFQAATTLTHRGKQYESTMPAEIVVEDYAQDQEEDEDFQLPNEWTDTEFAEYDNEDTSSSPLETEFVKFEEHPDASGFDFDFGQGAGLSKDSDCLNDDKEEDYGHQPPNQWSMETDTSSPFETEFVQFEEHPDASGVEFEVAQEEGSSEDANSINDGKDLYELDKLFPECKGRLNLKNTTAGHKHTFRLQDRRGNIRTVKKSTIVWMLTEGNYKLSADRTRRFKQNEYRPRNQSKSKWAGAFCRHISTVLGLRWELRGADILSRDEAYVIVSNHQSSLDILGMFDFWHVMQKCTVIAKKELLYTGPFGVAAWLAGLIYIDRKNPAKAHSVMNDCTDMLKEKRIKLWVFPEGTRRNTNEIHAFKKGAFHVAVSSQLPIMPVVYSSYSTFLDDKAKILNNGHVIVTTLEPIETKGLTTEDIPALMERVRNVMIETFKATSKEIEVKYGVNGNGLATTLNSGGKGRFRYLDELIKPKLGGGGVGGADAGTPLVSNGSSVKQMVPPLVPDGVHRRKD, encoded by the exons ATAATCTTTTCGCCCTTCTGGATGATGCACCGGTTTTGCAGACGCTAGCGGAAATTCATGTGCGGAACAAAGGGCAAGATCCTAAAGGACGGCGATTCACCGATTTTGAAAAAGACATATGCTCGTTCGAGTATTTGAGCTCCGGGCGAGACCACTACAAGTATTTGACAAAAAACATGTATGCTATGTCAAGCAAAACAATTCAGCGCCATTTGCAGTTGAATACCATCGACGTTCGAGAAGGAATTATTGACGTAAAGGGACTTAAGAATTATTTAATCGAAAACAAGTTTCCTCTGGCAGTCACTTTATGCGAAGACGGGACCAGAATCACCCCTAAAGTGGAGTATGACTGTGCACTTGATTCGCTGCGTGGCTTAGTATCACCCCTAAATGAGAACGGATTACCGAATGTTGACTTATTTTCTGCAAGCTCACCTTTCAAAATGGCCGATGACATTAAAAAGTATCCTGTTGGAAATTATGCTTATGTACAACTGGCCATCCCCCTCAGCAAAGATGCGGCGCCGTACGTGTTATACCATGCGTGTACGGACAACCGATTTAGTGCAACAGATGTCCAAAACAGGTGGAAACACACGGCGGACCTTTTGCACGAGGAAGAAATCGAAGTCGTAGGGATTGCAGCTGACGGAGACCCTCGCGTGCATAGACCAATGAGAATAAACGCAGACTTCAACCTCACTCGTGCCTCAAGTTTGGGACCATGGTACGTGGCAAGCGAGAATTTTGGACAAACATCATACTTCCAGGACATGCCTCATACTGCacagaaaatgaaaaacagACTTGTTCATTCAAACAAGCATGAATCACTGAAGATCG gcAATTACACGGCAACTACGGCGCACCTAAAAGCAATGATCAAAGAAGCTGGCAAAGATAAACACCTACTTACTATTTCTGACATTGAAACAAAAGATCGAATGCGTTTTGGACCTACCATGAAGTTGATGAACCCTGATCTAACTAAATGCTTGATTGAAACTATAAGTGAAAGTAAAGGTACAGTTTTGTATCTCAACACAATGAGACGTCTGTACGCTTCTTTTGCGACAAACAAGCTCACACCAGAAGAGAGAATATTGGAAAATTG GACTGCAACGTTGACTATCAGAGGATGGAGAAACTGGTGTGTTGAGCAGCCCAAAGGACTGAAACAGTTTATCACCAGCAACACATATGTTTGTATCGAATTGAACGCACATTCCATCATACAGTATATCAGAAGATGTCGAGAAATTGAAAAGCCTGAACAGTTTATAAACAGTGCAATTGACAGCCAACATTGTGAAGCATTTTTCCGGCAACTGCGGTCTCTATCAACAACGAACCAAACTGTTGTGAATTTTTCTATTAAGCAACTATCAGAACGGATAAGCCGCATACACCACAAGCTGAACATTATGTATCACCATAAAGACCGAGTGGAATTTCCGGCAATCACCAAAATGCAGCAGCGAAGCACGCCTCGGTCACTTCCGAGTGatgaagaaattataaaaattgttgaaaaagccCATATTATCGCGCGAGACTTGCTTAAAGATGTGGGGATTACAAACCCAAACTTTCAGGCAGCCACAACTCTAACTCATCGTGGAAAGCAGTATGAAAGCACGATGCCTGCGGAAATAGTTGTTGAAGATTACGCCCAGGATCAAGAAGAAGACGAAGATTTCCAACTACCCAACGAATGGACTGATACAGAGTTTGCAGAATATGACAATGAAGACACCTCAAGTTCCCCTCTTGAAACGGAGtttgtcaaatttgaagaaCACCCCGATGCTTCTggttttgatttcgattttggcCAGGGAGCTGGCTTGTCGAAAGATTCTGACTGTTTGAACGATGATAAAGAAGAGGATTACGGCCACCAACCACCCAATCAATGGAGCATGGAAACTGATACAAGCTCCCCCTTTGAAAcagaatttgttcaatttgaagAACACCCTGATGCATCTGGCGTTGAATTTGAAGTTGCCCAGGAAGAGGGCTCATCAGAAGATGCTAACAGTATCAACGATGGCAAAGACTTGTACGAGTTAGATAAACTGTTTCCAGAATGCAAAGGAAGGCTTAATTTGAAAAACACAACGGCAGGACACAAGCATACGTTTCGTCTGCAAGACAGGAGGGGAAATATTAGAACGGTGAAAAAGTCTACAATTGTTTGGATGCTGACCGAGGGAAACTACAAGCTGTCAGCGGATCGTACTAGACGTTTTAAACAAAATGAGTATCGCCCTAGGAACCAATCGAAATCAAA GTGGGCAGGAGCATTCTGTCGCCACATCTCGACGGTCCTCGGCCTGCGCTGGGAGCTTCGGGGAGCGGATATTTTGTCCCGTGACGAGGCCTACGTCATCGTCTCCAATCATCAGAGCTCGCTGGACATTTTGG GAATGTTTGACTTTTGGCACGTGATGCAAAAGTGCACCGTTATAGCGAAGAAAGAGCTTCTGTACACGGGACCGTTCGGAGTGGCCGCCTGGCTTGCGGGACTGATTTACATCGACCGGAAGAACCCGGCCAAAGCGCACAGCGTCATGAACGACTGCACCGACATGCTGAAGGAAAAGCGCATCAAGCTGTGGGTGTTCCCGGAGGGTACCCGGCGGAACACGAACGAAATTCACGCGTTCAAAAAGGGTGCCTTCCACGTGGCCGTCAGCTCCCAGTTGCCAATCATGCCGGTGGTGTACAGCTCGTACAGCACCTTCCTCGACGACAAGGCCAAAATCCTCAACAACGGGCACGTGATTGTGACCACGCTGGAACCGATCGAGACGAAGGGCCTCACGACCGAGGACATTCCGGCGCTGATGGAGCGCGTGCGGAACGTTATGATCGAAACGTTCAAGGCCACCTCGAAGGAAATCGAAGTCAAGTACGGCGTGAATGGGAACGGGCTCGCGACCACCCTCAACAGTGGCGGAAAGGGACGGTTTCGGTATCTGGATGAGTTGATCAAGCCGAAGCTTGGTGGCGGAGGCGTAGGAGGAGCGGATGCCGGGACGCCTCTGGTCAGCAATGGGTCGTCGGTAAAGCAGATGGTGCCACCATTGGTACCGGACGGCGTTCACCGGCGTAAGGATTAA